The Periplaneta americana isolate PAMFEO1 chromosome 14, P.americana_PAMFEO1_priV1, whole genome shotgun sequence region ATCGACATCGTGAATTATTGGTGCTGTGCATCCTAAAATTTCACCAGGTGAAAGAGGTCGACTTTGAGGTACTGTGATTTGATAGccatttttctttagttctgCTGCAACTCCTTGCAGGGTAGCAACAAACTGAATTGTGCTTACTAAGCCAAGTCTTACGTCAGTCGAAAAATTAAGCTTGATAGTATTAAGGAAATGAAGAGCATCAATCTTAATATCAACAAATATATACAACATCTTAATGCCTGCAGTCTGATCAATAGGAATCAGACAACTATGTCCATAATGAATTAGGAGATCAACACCCAAGGCTTTTGCTGTATAATCGTCAATACAGCATGCGCCGTACGTTACATCACCCATTATGACAGTATCAGCTTCTGTGAACGATTCAATTATGTCCGCAATTGTCGTTGCAAATATGAGTAAACCTTCTGGCATTTGAAGTGCAACTCTCTTTGCTCCTGTTTGACGTATGCGCCAAATAGTCttgtaaatttcaaaattataattccCTGGAAGAACTTTTATGGCATTTTTAAGGTTAATGTCTTCCAAGAGTTCATCTGGTATTCTATTAATAGATTTTACTGGAGGCCTGAAAACCTTTCTTTCGCTTTTCGCTTTCACCACTGCAACTACACTTTCCTCAGACATTTTATAGAACCGAATTACAAAAATAACCTATAATTCTACATTTGAAATCCACAACGAAAATCCGAAACGTGTACTCATGGCTTCAACTTCAACAAATTGCCACTTTACTACAACAACGTGTTCTGAAAAACTTCCGGAATGGCATTTCATTAAAACAGTCACATATATTCCAACAGTATTTCTTCTCCAAGCCTCACCACGAATATCATTCAATAACACATGCCCAAAACACCAATAACCAACGATAAAATACGACAATTCTTGTCTACCGATGAATCTTCAATAGAGATGGAAGAAAAAATCACTAGCAGCGATTTTTCACCGGTGATTAAAAAAATCACTTTCACTCCAGTGAGTGAACTGTTCGTTAAGCAGTGAAACAGTGATCAAGCGGTGATTTACTAATTGCACCAGAAGCAACTGTAACGAATCACTATTTCCTCAGTGATTTCAACATTCAGCTCAATATCTTACATTGCAGTCCTCTGCCACCTGTTGAGTAATTTTTGAACTGCTTGACATTACATGGATTTTTGTTCTTTGTAAGCTTGTATGATTTGTGATGAAAGAAAATACTGTACTGCAATAATAATTTCAGTGCTGAGTTGAACAACTTAGTGATGTGGCATAACTTTCTTTAGTAGATTTTTAAGAACTAggttactttcaacataaaaatagttgtcgagttggtatagcgctagccttctatgcccaaggttgcgggttcgatcccgggccaggtcgatggcatataagtgtgcttaaatgcgacaggctcatgtcagtagatttactggcatgtaaaagaactcctgcgggacaaaattccagcccatccggcgacgctgatataacctctgcagttgcgagcgtcgttaaatgaaacataacataaaaatagttCTATAGTTAGgtatatattctaatgcactgttattGCCCTTCTGCCCCCTACTTGTTTCAAATATAACACTCTAGAGGTCCATGACGCAATTCTAGAGAAATGACCATTTCTCTGTTAATTCGTCCTGCACCTCTCTCATGTTTTCTTGGTAATTAGCGGGgctttaaaaatgttatggtgGCTCACCAGTGAGGCAAAAATTTCATTAGTCAGCTTGGTGAAATTACAGAAGCACaattaaaaaatttgattttttttcattcaagaaaaaattaatcagccctagtaacaagaaaatggtcaccggcatagctcaggcagtagcgcgtttgcttgctggtccggagttgcgctcgagtgtgagttcgattcccgcttgggctgattcccagatttttcaaccgtaaggcgaatgtcaggtaacctatggcaaatcctcgaactcatctcgccaaatgccatctcatcaccaattccatcgacactaaataaccaagtagttgatacggcgtcgttaaataaccaaaagaaGGGGGGCCACAACACAACAGTGTATTAGAATATACTGACAAGCATACAACgatttatattttgaaagtatTTGTACCTGCAAACTGAAGTCACTTGTTTATCATTATATATAGACCTATATCACGGAAGCCAGTTAAGCTAAAGAACATTTTACCTTCGTAgatttctggagaattaccactaATATTTACCGTATATTGTAGTAGTTTAACCACACTATAACTGTGGAATGTGTGAATAAAAAGAAGGGAGAGGCTAGAATTATGCAGGCCTACGAATAACACTTTGTTCAACCACACTTATCAGTTTATCATCTTTATTATACATGCAgccaaatgaaaattacataatgccggtatttaagttaattttttattattaaattattttacgatgctgtgtcaacatctcagattatttagcgtctgaatgagatgaaggtgataatgacggtgaaatgagtccggggtccagcaccgaaagttacccagcatttggtcgtattggattgagggaaaaccccggaaaaaacctcaaccaggtaacttgccccaaccgggattcgaacccgggccacctggtttcgcagccagacgcgttgaccgttactccacaggtgtggacttttaagTTAAATAACCTTATTTTTAAAATCCGCAAATAATCTCAACTATGTGTCCGATTTCATCATAATATATTTCTTCTGCATTAGTTCTGTTTTTCCTCTGCACTATCAATGCACCCATAATATCGTATTCCTTTCATTATTTTAACAGTAATGCATTTACGATCATATTCACATTCACCAATAATTCAAAACAGTTGATTGCTCGCACTTAGTAGTGAGAAATCACTTCCAATCGCCCCCACTCACTAGATCACTGCTCTACTAGTGATCAGCTGATCCGGTCTCTCGTCGTCATCACTGGCAACTGGAAATCACCTCTAATCATTGGATCACTGGTTAAAATCACCGTGATCGAAAATGAGTTGTCACTGCTTCACCGGTGAATGAAAAATCACGTTTTACCCCATCTCTAATCTTC contains the following coding sequences:
- the Dph1 gene encoding 2-(3-amino-3-carboxypropyl)histidine synthase subunit 1; amino-acid sequence: MSEESVVAVVKAKSERKVFRPPVKSINRIPDELLEDINLKNAIKVLPGNYNFEIYKTIWRIRQTGAKRVALQMPEGLLIFATTIADIIESFTEADTVIMGDVTYGACCIDDYTAKALGVDLLIHYGHSCLIPIDQTAGIKMLYIFVDIKIDALHFLNTIKLNFSTDVRLGLVSTIQFVATLQGVAAELKKNGYQITVPQSRPLSPGEILGCTAPIIHDVDVLIYLGDGRFHLEAAMIANPKLKAYRYDPYDKKFTEEFYDHVEMRKIRKEAICRASNASKFGLILGTLGRQGSSKVMEHFQERLAKLSKESVIVLLSEIFPDKLRLFSDIDAWIQIACPRLSIDWGKAFDKPLLTPYEGAIVLKEVEWQGDEEKCYPMDFYANNSLGPWTPNHKPVVKNADKCCGKCK